Proteins encoded by one window of Pecten maximus chromosome 15, xPecMax1.1, whole genome shotgun sequence:
- the LOC117343239 gene encoding WD repeat-containing protein 75-like, with product MSASTENVDEKKIVASVRAGANLVHSKPLFSHDSKFLFCCAETLVKVYSTVSGECVHDLKGHTHLTTGLVINSLNKLQLLSSSLDQTVIFWDYADCVLLKKIRLQGPLHGIWIRPGDQDQVQVLLQCGKSYDLVHCDLLTASKGESVTTVTDIPRISSDPRCSAIGCKGKFTAAVKGCMLYIKSTSKSSKIKKFSFPDLTCVACHPVDFCIATGTSTGKILLWWSFLGDQSHVVKTTLHWHALPVLDLTFTTEGSYLLSGGHECVLVKWQYNSEYRDFRPRLGAPLCHVAISPDNLLYATSHRDNVIHLLTSNLSVAQVFQGLTKTMSHKKKHCCPAGLNFDPRSKALVLNGKPGHLQFYSVHSDKQLYNLDIVCQNYISPENMKCPLDVTEVVQAEFNSTGSWLATVEYWNNRVMTPEMRLKFWQYNTETQRYTLNTTVEVPHDKIITCLRFRPDDFSSNNEDPMVVTTSLDGKFKIWSNMDDTNIYRANTKWSCESVGFYHDKPAGVCSFTADGSLLGVAFGTSVTLWDPDNNVLRETLSSQQGKIEFMEFGKKSCSHYLVTTTRFNITVWDLITCAVVWTARIKATHLISDPLSDVMAVFGENESLYVFKPCDPAYLYSRKNLGKGVEGGVFIPQQKKSSVDKGGQLSWQSESQLYWITSKQDLMTLTPKADEETPTKPIPLKTKLPQTPFSVLLTTERKRGFELSEYKDLDSKVYTTAAQFTAQLLETASHVQAPVTSLCNTFINSLLIQDKSHSTLQDGKDDDDDNTADVEEKPTNSDSDSDMDVDQKEESVSKNIQTPKQKVVRRKTDIVNKEKLCEIPNLDWYSASLKT from the exons ATGTCTGCGTCCACGGAAAACGTGGACGAGAAGAAAATTGTTGCTTCAGTGCGTGCCGGAGCTAATCTGGTCCATTCAAAGCCTTTGTTTTCACACGATTCAAA GTTCCTGTTCTGTTGCGCTGAGACGTTAGTGAAAGTTTACAGTACCGTTAGTGGGGAATGTGTACATGATCTAAAAGGACATACACATTTAACTACAGGACTCGTCATCAACTCTCTCAACAAACTTCAG TTATTGTCCAGCTCACTGGATCAGACGGTGATTTTTTGGGACTATGCTGATTGTGTGCTACTGAAG AAGATAAGATTGCAGGGTCCGCTTCATGGAATCTGGATACGACCCGGTGACCAGGACCAAGTACAAGTCCTGCTGCAATGTGGAAAATCAT ATGACTTGGTCCACTGTGATTTGTTGACTGCTAGTAAGGGGGAATCCGTCACAACTGTCACAGACATTCCTCGGATATCCAGTGATCCACGGTGCTCAGCCATTGGCTGTAAG gGAAAATTCACCGCTGCAGTTAAGggatgtatgttatatatcaaatcgACGTCAAAGTCGTCGAAGATAAAAAA GTTTTCCTTCCCCGACCTCACTTGTGTCGCCTGTCACCCCGTCGATTTCTGTATCGCCACAGGGACCAGCACTGGCAAGATACTACTATG GTGGAGTTTCCTTGGTGACCAGAGCCATGTTGTGAAGACAACACTTCACTGGCACGCCCTTCCTGTACTAGACTTGACCTTCACAACAGAAG GTTCGTACCTCCTCAGTGGTGGACACGAGTGTGTGTTGGTCAAATGGCAGTACAACTCAGAATACCGGGATTTCCGACCGCGTCTCGGGGCACCGCTGTGCCATGTGGCCATCTCCCCAGACAACCTTTTATATGCCACCAGTCACCGTGACAACG TGATACACCTGCTGACGAGTAACCTCTCTGTGGCCCAGGTGTTTCAGGGACTCACCAAAACTATGTCGCACAAAAAGAAACACTGTTGTCCAGCTGGACTGAACTTTGACCCCAGGTCCAAGGCTCTAGTACTCAATGGCAAACCAGGTCATCTGCAGTTCTACTCTGTCCATAGTGACAAacagttatacaat TTGGATATTGTTTGTCAGAATTATATCTCCCCGGAGAACATGAAATGTCCTTTAGATGTGACAGAAGTTGTTCAGGCAGAATTCAACAGTACTGGCAGCTGGCTTGCTACTGTTGAGTACTGGAACAATAGGGTTATGACACCAGAGATGCGACTAAAATTTTGGCAGTACAACACCGAAACACAAAG GTATACTTTAAACACAACAGTTGAAGTTCCACACGATAAAATTATCACCTGTTTACGATTTCGCCCTGACGACTTCAGTAGCAACAATGAAGATCCAATGGTGGTCACAACTAGTTTGGACGGCAAGTTCAAAATCTGGTCCAACATGGACGATACAAATATTTATA GGGCCAACACTAAATGGAGCTGTGAGTCCGTAGGATTTTACCACGACAAACCTGCTGGTGTTTGTTCTTTCACTGCTGACGGATCTCTGCTGGGGGTTGCATTCGGCACCAGCGTCACCCTGTGGGACCCAGACAACAACGTACTGAGAGAAACATTGAGCAGTCAACAGGGAAAAATAGA GTTTATGGAGTTTGGGAAGAAGTCCTGCAGTCACTATCTGGTCACGACTACAAGGTTTAACATTACAGTGTGGGACCTCATCACATGTGCAG TTGTATGGACTGCCAGGATTAAGGCCACACACTTAATATCTGATCCCCTGAGTGATGTTATGGCTGTGTTTGGAGAAAATGAGAGTC TGTATGTGTTCAAACCATGTGATCCTGCCTACCTTTATTCCCGCAAAAATCTTGGCAAAGGTGTAGAAGGGGGAGTTTTCATTCCTCAGCAAAAGAAAAGTTCTGTTGACAAGGGGGGACAACTCTCTTGGCAGTCTGAATCCCAGTTGTACTGGATAACCAGCAAACAGGACCTGATGACTCTGACGCCAAAGGCAGATGAAGAAACACCGACAAAACCA ATACCTTTGAAAACCAAACTTCCACAAACCCCGTTCAGTGTCCTGCTGACCACCGAACGAAAGAGAGGATTTGAACTGTCGGAGTACAAAGACTTGGACAGCAAAGTATACACAACAGCCGCACAATTCACAGCACAG TTGCTGGAGACTGCATCCCATGTACAGGCACCTGTAACAAGTCTGTGTAACACATTTATAAACTCCCTACTCATCCAAGACAAATCACACAG CACTCTTCAAGATGGAAAAGATGATGACGACGACAATACTGCAGATGTGGAAGAAAAACCAACAAATTCAGATTCCGACTCGGACATGGATGTAGACCAGAAAGAGGAATCTGTGTCTAAAAACATTCAAACGCCAAAACAGAAAGTAGTCAGACGGAAAACAGACATTGTGAACAAAGAGAAATTATGTGAAATACCAAACTTAGACTGGTATTCAGCTAGTCTTAAAACCtga